In Saccharomonospora marina XMU15, one genomic interval encodes:
- a CDS encoding Hsp70 family protein has product MNKPLAYGIDFGTTNTLLSVARTDTVDLLAVDGESELLRSLIYLHRKPLRSAGANAVREYVLTAGNRTRCGACSLVHHSPGGPPMTECKAYTRGSGCFDSRLISEIKRALTDVDRDRTHSWARDFDYPDLISTIFRTLKRRADRAVGANIQRVVVGHPVAFEGATGGHFSELQRLAKARIRMAAQRAGFTDVEMLEEPSAATLLEADEGTVLTADFGGGTFDVAVIELTATTGVVRALSGANVGGADLDGIVFKHALFPALGLDDTGRRGLPNRYRYYFSRRDRAVRTLSDADLAPILSELQRDGGFQGIGSLRTLIANGWINELYDAAEAAKCALSTAPATQIRFDKPGVDIRVEVTRKQFEGWITREIGAVRETISTALAQAGLTPEQVDLAACTGGSSQIPAFRRVLTDIFGEQKIQQREPYSAIALGLGLHARRLWHG; this is encoded by the coding sequence ATGAACAAACCTCTCGCCTACGGGATCGACTTCGGCACCACGAACACACTGCTGTCGGTTGCGCGAACGGACACCGTCGACCTGCTCGCGGTCGACGGTGAGAGCGAACTCCTCCGCTCCCTGATCTACCTGCACCGCAAGCCGCTTCGCTCGGCCGGAGCGAACGCGGTGCGCGAGTACGTTCTCACGGCGGGAAATCGCACGCGATGCGGGGCATGCTCGCTCGTGCACCACAGTCCGGGCGGTCCACCCATGACCGAGTGCAAGGCATATACCCGCGGGTCAGGATGCTTCGACTCCAGGCTCATCAGCGAAATCAAGCGGGCACTGACCGACGTCGACCGGGACCGCACCCACTCGTGGGCGCGCGACTTCGACTACCCGGACCTGATCTCCACGATATTCCGGACACTGAAACGTAGGGCGGACAGGGCAGTCGGCGCGAACATCCAGCGGGTGGTCGTCGGACACCCGGTGGCCTTCGAGGGCGCCACCGGCGGGCACTTCTCCGAGCTGCAACGCCTTGCCAAGGCACGAATTCGCATGGCGGCCCAACGTGCCGGGTTCACCGATGTCGAGATGCTGGAGGAACCGTCCGCGGCGACCTTGCTCGAAGCCGACGAGGGTACCGTGCTCACCGCGGACTTCGGCGGTGGCACCTTCGACGTCGCCGTCATCGAGTTGACAGCGACGACGGGTGTGGTCAGGGCGCTCAGTGGCGCCAATGTCGGTGGCGCGGACCTCGATGGGATCGTGTTCAAGCACGCGCTGTTCCCCGCACTGGGGCTGGACGACACCGGTAGGCGGGGCCTGCCGAACAGGTACCGCTACTACTTCAGCCGCCGCGACCGAGCGGTGAGAACCCTCAGCGACGCCGACCTGGCTCCGATACTGTCCGAGCTCCAGCGCGACGGCGGCTTTCAAGGGATCGGATCGCTTCGAACCCTCATCGCCAACGGGTGGATCAACGAACTCTACGATGCCGCCGAAGCGGCCAAATGCGCGCTGTCCACGGCACCGGCGACGCAGATCCGGTTCGACAAGCCCGGCGTCGATATTCGCGTCGAGGTGACGCGAAAGCAGTTCGAAGGTTGGATCACTCGCGAGATCGGTGCCGTACGCGAGACCATCTCCACCGCTCTCGCGCAGGCCGGGCTCACCCCTGAGCAGGTCGACCTGGCCGCCTGCACCGGTGGTTCTTCCCAGATTCCGGCATTCCGGCGGGTTCTCACCGACATCTTCGGCGAACAGAAGATCCAGCAACGAGAACCGTATTCGGCGATCGCCCTCGGGTTGGGCCTGCACGCAAGGAGGCTGTGGCATGGATGA
- a CDS encoding helicase-related protein has product MYALFLKHAYKYDPISALSSARIEPELHQVFVAHRVTSKLAPRMILSDEVGLGKTIEAGLVLKELRARGLTERVLVCVPASLQLQWQRELESKFNERFEIIDGAAAKHFGRDGKNPFKLHANVICSHSFAIQQRRAEQIVEAPWDLVIFDEAHRVRRSLQGGKTQSTKLYELAEQLKEPTFGMLLLTATPMQLSPFELWSSVELVEPGLYTSYERYSATGHLLPLLNEIMRCLQGWGALTEHDKAVFATSQAAKTLQSLIELPGDLGALDDPAQRDRARRELVKAHPLSEVLVRNRKANVGGFTKRIAHRIPVMLSQAEWEVHERVSEYLRDGYQAAMRSKNQPLGFLMVTYHKMLSSSSHAIRGSLQRRLAKLRELRERQAAMPTWNGGNEDDFRDTDTLSDVVDELSAVVDPDRLDHEITQLTELIGLLGRVRDSKARELLRLLTTTAQREPEAKVLVFTQFIETQRFLQQALQANGFSTETFNGRMTLEDKERAVEAFRGGAQVLISTESGGEGRNFQFAHILVNYDLPWNPMKVEQRIGRLDRIGQRSDVIVYNLASEGTVEDRVLYLLQERIRLFEASVGSLDPILGQVERDIEQIVMTAHDLAAELQDYGEKDLSQRLAEAREKEHALADFVLDEASLRHDEAKRLLADADPYARAQDLERLVGDVLQHYGGALTRTDENEAAITLSAGLATKVRAAERVSIGVFDPKEALLLEHRPFFAFGHRLIDALVELPIQDHPVTATIQGRPSVTEPQLELLYELITQGLIGKGTLVKHVVTEAMRVSSEPVTSPPEVGNPVVHERIPEWVTMAVDASQRAMAEEFAHRREEAFEQDTAVRAQLLEREKRIHDDAVQRMRARIADLEERVKDLQERGSAQQRRIIPAVRGQVERTRQRLADRQDLHQERLREIEQRQSSSHFELLAATLVVPA; this is encoded by the coding sequence ATGTACGCACTGTTCCTGAAGCACGCCTACAAGTATGACCCCATCTCCGCGCTCTCCAGCGCGCGAATCGAGCCGGAGCTTCATCAAGTCTTCGTCGCGCACCGGGTGACCTCAAAGCTCGCTCCCCGGATGATCCTCTCCGACGAGGTCGGCCTCGGCAAGACGATCGAAGCCGGGCTCGTGCTGAAGGAGTTGCGCGCCCGGGGCCTGACCGAGCGAGTCCTGGTGTGTGTTCCGGCTTCGCTGCAGCTGCAGTGGCAGCGTGAACTCGAATCGAAGTTCAACGAACGGTTCGAGATCATCGATGGCGCAGCAGCCAAACACTTCGGGCGTGACGGTAAGAACCCGTTCAAGTTGCACGCCAACGTCATCTGTTCACACAGCTTCGCCATCCAACAGCGTCGGGCGGAACAGATCGTCGAGGCGCCGTGGGATCTGGTCATCTTCGACGAGGCCCACCGTGTCCGGCGGAGTCTGCAGGGCGGCAAGACCCAGTCAACGAAGCTGTACGAGCTCGCCGAACAGCTCAAGGAACCAACCTTCGGGATGCTGCTGCTGACAGCGACACCCATGCAACTCTCGCCGTTCGAGCTCTGGTCATCCGTCGAGCTGGTCGAGCCCGGCCTGTACACCTCCTACGAGCGCTACAGCGCGACTGGCCATCTGCTCCCCCTGCTCAACGAGATCATGCGCTGCCTGCAAGGCTGGGGTGCTCTGACCGAGCACGACAAGGCCGTCTTCGCCACCTCGCAGGCAGCGAAGACACTGCAATCCCTGATCGAGCTTCCCGGCGATCTCGGAGCGCTCGACGACCCCGCACAGCGAGACAGGGCCCGGCGGGAACTGGTCAAGGCGCATCCGCTCAGTGAGGTTCTGGTCCGCAACCGCAAGGCCAACGTCGGCGGGTTCACCAAACGAATAGCGCACCGCATTCCGGTCATGCTGAGCCAGGCCGAGTGGGAGGTGCACGAGCGGGTGTCCGAATACCTGCGGGACGGCTACCAAGCCGCCATGCGGTCGAAAAATCAACCACTTGGCTTCTTGATGGTCACCTACCACAAGATGCTGAGCAGCAGTTCCCACGCCATCCGCGGCAGCTTGCAGCGACGACTGGCGAAGCTGCGGGAACTTCGGGAGAGGCAGGCAGCCATGCCGACCTGGAACGGCGGCAACGAGGACGACTTTCGTGACACCGACACCCTGTCCGATGTGGTGGATGAGCTCAGCGCGGTGGTCGACCCCGATCGGCTTGATCACGAGATCACTCAGCTCACCGAGTTGATCGGCCTGCTAGGCCGGGTCCGGGACTCCAAGGCACGCGAGTTGCTGAGGTTGCTGACCACGACGGCGCAACGCGAGCCGGAAGCAAAGGTTCTCGTATTCACACAGTTCATCGAGACCCAGCGGTTCCTGCAGCAAGCTCTACAAGCAAACGGCTTCTCGACCGAGACCTTCAACGGCCGCATGACTCTGGAAGACAAGGAGCGAGCCGTCGAGGCGTTTCGGGGCGGTGCTCAGGTGCTGATCTCGACAGAATCCGGCGGCGAAGGTCGCAACTTCCAGTTCGCGCACATCCTGGTCAACTACGACCTGCCGTGGAACCCGATGAAGGTGGAGCAGCGCATCGGGCGCCTCGACCGCATCGGGCAACGCAGCGACGTCATCGTGTACAACCTGGCATCGGAGGGCACGGTCGAAGACCGCGTGCTCTATCTGCTCCAGGAACGGATCAGGCTGTTCGAAGCGTCGGTGGGTTCGCTGGATCCCATTCTCGGTCAGGTCGAACGAGACATCGAACAGATCGTGATGACCGCCCACGATCTGGCCGCGGAACTCCAGGACTACGGCGAGAAAGATCTCTCCCAGCGCCTGGCTGAAGCCCGCGAGAAGGAGCACGCACTTGCGGACTTCGTCCTGGACGAGGCAAGTCTGCGCCACGACGAAGCGAAACGGCTCCTCGCCGACGCGGATCCGTACGCTCGCGCCCAGGACCTCGAACGGCTCGTTGGTGACGTACTGCAACACTACGGTGGCGCGTTGACCCGTACTGACGAGAACGAAGCGGCGATCACGCTTTCAGCAGGGCTCGCCACGAAGGTTCGAGCCGCCGAACGTGTTTCCATCGGAGTTTTCGATCCCAAGGAGGCACTCCTGCTGGAGCATCGTCCGTTCTTCGCCTTCGGCCATCGATTGATCGACGCCCTCGTTGAACTGCCGATCCAGGACCACCCGGTCACCGCGACGATTCAAGGTCGACCATCGGTGACAGAGCCTCAACTGGAATTGCTCTACGAACTCATCACCCAAGGCCTGATCGGCAAGGGCACGCTGGTCAAACACGTCGTGACCGAAGCCATGCGGGTATCGTCCGAACCGGTCACCAGCCCGCCGGAGGTCGGAAACCCCGTGGTCCATGAGCGAATCCCGGAATGGGTGACCATGGCGGTCGACGCCTCCCAAAGGGCGATGGCAGAGGAATTCGCTCATCGACGGGAAGAGGCCTTCGAGCAAGACACGGCGGTGCGGGCGCAGCTGCTCGAGCGCGAGAAGCGGATCCACGACGACGCGGTACAGCGGATGCGAGCCCGCATCGCCGATTTGGAGGAACGCGTAAAGGACCTACAGGAGCGCGGTAGTGCACAGCAGCGCCGCATCATCCCCGCTGTCCGAGGTCAAGTCGAGCGGACGAGGCAGCGACTCGCGGATCGCCAGGACCTACACCAGGAACGACTGCGCGAAATTGAACAGCGACAGTCATCGTCGCATTTCGAGCTCCTCGCGGCGACTCTGGTGGTTCCGGCATGA
- a CDS encoding form I ribulose bisphosphate carboxylase large subunit → MASEESKTERWGAGVIPYAEMGYWQPDYEPKPTDVLAAFRITPQDGVPPEEAGAAVAGESSTATWTVVWTDRLTAYEHYQAKCYQVDAVPGRPGEYIALIAYDLDLFEEGSIANLTSSIIGNVFGFKALKALRLEDMRIPPHYTKTFQGPAHGVVMEREYLNKHGRPLLGATVKPKLGLSARNYGRVVYEALRGGLDFTKDDENINSQPFMRWRDRFLFCMEAVNRAQAETGEIKGHYLNVTAATMEDMYERAEFAKELGSVIVMIDLTVGYTAIQSMARWARRNGLILHLHRAGHGTYTRQKSHGVSFRVIAKWMRLAGVDHIHAGTVVGKLEGDPNTVRGFYDTLRLDKVAADPVKGLYFDQDWASLPGVMPVASGGIHAGQMHQLLHYLGEDVVLQFGGGTIGHPMGIAAGATANRVALEAMIKARNEGRDYLAEGGDILKAAAKRSRELDIALSTWGDITFDYASTDTPDVVETPTAL, encoded by the coding sequence ATGGCCTCGGAGGAGAGCAAGACCGAGCGATGGGGAGCGGGGGTCATCCCGTATGCCGAGATGGGCTACTGGCAGCCGGACTACGAGCCCAAGCCGACGGACGTGCTGGCCGCTTTCCGGATCACGCCCCAGGACGGGGTGCCTCCGGAGGAGGCGGGCGCCGCGGTGGCCGGTGAGTCCTCGACGGCGACCTGGACCGTGGTCTGGACCGACCGGCTCACCGCATACGAGCATTACCAGGCCAAGTGCTACCAGGTCGACGCGGTACCGGGCAGGCCAGGCGAGTACATCGCGCTCATCGCCTACGACCTCGATCTGTTCGAGGAAGGCTCGATCGCGAACCTGACCTCGTCGATCATCGGCAACGTCTTCGGATTCAAGGCACTCAAGGCTTTGCGCCTGGAGGACATGCGGATCCCGCCCCACTACACCAAGACGTTCCAGGGTCCCGCTCACGGCGTGGTGATGGAACGCGAGTATCTCAACAAGCACGGTCGCCCGCTGCTGGGCGCCACCGTCAAACCGAAGCTCGGTTTGTCCGCTCGCAACTACGGTCGTGTCGTCTACGAGGCGCTGCGCGGCGGGTTGGACTTCACCAAGGACGACGAGAACATCAACTCGCAGCCGTTCATGCGCTGGCGCGACCGGTTCCTCTTCTGCATGGAGGCGGTGAACCGGGCGCAGGCCGAGACCGGCGAGATCAAGGGCCACTACCTCAACGTCACGGCCGCCACCATGGAGGACATGTACGAGCGGGCCGAGTTCGCCAAGGAACTGGGCAGCGTCATCGTGATGATCGACCTGACGGTCGGGTACACCGCGATCCAGTCGATGGCCCGCTGGGCCCGGCGCAACGGGCTGATCCTGCACCTGCACCGGGCGGGCCACGGCACCTACACCCGGCAGAAGTCGCACGGGGTCAGCTTCCGGGTCATCGCCAAGTGGATGCGGCTGGCCGGAGTGGACCACATCCACGCGGGCACGGTCGTGGGCAAGCTGGAAGGCGACCCGAACACGGTGCGCGGCTTCTACGACACGCTGCGCCTGGACAAGGTCGCGGCCGACCCGGTCAAGGGGCTGTACTTCGACCAGGACTGGGCGTCGCTGCCCGGCGTCATGCCGGTGGCCTCGGGCGGCATTCACGCGGGGCAGATGCATCAGCTGCTGCACTACCTCGGCGAGGACGTGGTCCTGCAGTTCGGCGGCGGAACCATCGGGCACCCGATGGGTATCGCTGCTGGCGCCACCGCCAACCGAGTCGCGCTGGAAGCCATGATCAAGGCTCGCAACGAGGGACGCGACTACCTTGCCGAAGGTGGGGACATCCTGAAGGCGGCGGCCAAACGCAGCCGTGAGCTGGACATCGCACTGTCCACCTGGGGCGACATCACCTTCGACTACGCCTCGACCGACACCCCTGACGTCGTCGAGACGCCGACCGCCCTGTGA
- a CDS encoding NAD(P)/FAD-dependent oxidoreductase, which translates to MGELAYGGSGPRTAVVVGAGVIGLSTAWFLQERGIEVTVLDRRDVAAGASWGNAGWLSPGLAIPLNEPSVLRHGLRALLDRRAPLYVPATVDPALWRFLLRFAAHSTWREWNAAARAGALLNADCFEALDVLVANGVRANPVEAPYVAAFESAQQASGLLAELRRLTQAGQQIDYTAISGGHARELRPQLSQRVGAGVRLDGQRYVDPGEFVAALAESVRARGGIIRGGFEVVDVRPHRHAATVRAAHGELVSGNVVVWATGAWSGRLARRWGVRVPVRAGRGYSFTVATEEPVPGPLYLPGVRVACTPYRGGLRVAGTMEFRPPEAKLDTARIDAIVASARPFLRGVRWGERTDEWVGPRPVTPDGRPLIGAVRAPGVYLACGHGMWGLTQGPVTGRLLAEQISTGKRPEALRACDPLR; encoded by the coding sequence ATGGGTGAGCTCGCGTACGGCGGTTCGGGTCCCCGCACGGCAGTCGTGGTCGGCGCCGGGGTGATTGGCCTTTCGACCGCGTGGTTCCTGCAGGAGCGCGGGATCGAGGTCACGGTGCTCGATCGGCGCGATGTGGCGGCGGGCGCATCGTGGGGCAACGCGGGCTGGCTGTCACCCGGTCTGGCGATCCCGCTGAACGAGCCGAGCGTGCTGCGGCACGGGCTGCGGGCACTGCTGGACCGGCGGGCGCCGCTGTACGTTCCCGCCACGGTCGACCCCGCGCTGTGGCGGTTCCTGCTGCGCTTCGCGGCGCACTCCACCTGGCGGGAATGGAACGCGGCCGCGCGTGCCGGTGCGCTGCTCAACGCCGACTGCTTCGAGGCGCTCGATGTGCTCGTCGCCAACGGGGTGCGGGCGAACCCTGTCGAGGCCCCGTACGTGGCGGCCTTCGAGTCCGCACAGCAGGCTTCGGGTCTGCTCGCGGAGTTGCGGCGCCTGACACAGGCAGGGCAGCAAATCGACTACACCGCGATCTCCGGCGGCCACGCACGGGAACTTCGGCCACAGCTGTCACAGCGCGTCGGTGCTGGTGTTCGGTTGGACGGGCAGCGATATGTCGATCCGGGGGAGTTCGTCGCGGCACTGGCGGAGTCGGTGCGGGCGCGAGGCGGGATTATCCGCGGCGGGTTCGAGGTGGTGGACGTGCGGCCGCATCGGCATGCGGCCACGGTACGAGCGGCTCACGGCGAGCTGGTGTCGGGCAACGTCGTGGTGTGGGCCACGGGGGCGTGGTCGGGCAGGTTGGCCAGGCGCTGGGGCGTGCGGGTGCCGGTAAGGGCGGGCCGTGGTTACTCGTTCACCGTTGCCACCGAGGAGCCGGTGCCGGGGCCGCTGTACCTGCCGGGGGTACGGGTGGCCTGCACTCCCTACCGTGGCGGGCTTCGTGTCGCGGGCACGATGGAGTTCCGGCCGCCTGAGGCGAAGCTGGACACGGCCCGGATCGACGCGATCGTCGCGTCGGCACGACCGTTCCTGCGTGGTGTGCGCTGGGGCGAGCGCACCGACGAGTGGGTGGGGCCGCGACCGGTCACCCCCGACGGGCGCCCGCTGATCGGAGCCGTGCGCGCGCCGGGCGTGTACCTGGCCTGCGGGCACGGGATGTGGGGGCTGACCCAGGGGCCCGTCACCGGAAGGTTGCTCGCCGAGCAGATCAGCACCGGAAAGCGGCCCGAGGCGTTGCGTGCTTGCGACCCGCTTCGGTGA
- a CDS encoding DHA2 family efflux MFS transporter permease subunit, translating to MSTAVQEPPAVKAGRTPKVVRLLVLATFVVILNETLMINAIPRLMDSLHVTEQAAQWVSTAFMLTMAAVIPVTGWFLQRVTIRQAYTIAMSVFMVGTALSAVAPFFAVLLLGRIVQASGTAVMMPLLMTTLMTVVPEGDRGRVMGNVTLAISVAPALGPAVSGLILQLGSWRLLFVAVLPIAATVTVFGLRRMDNISEPKVSSIDWLSVALAALGFGSLVYGLSLFGDRSGSVGLGIGIAAAGVATVTAFVLRQLKLQRTGVPLLDLRTLRHRTYGLSLAMLSIGFLTMLGSMILLPLYLQNLRGISPLETGLLLMPGGLAMGLLGPTVGKLFDRFGSRPLVVPGSIAIVLALGGLTQISMTMPYWQVLAIHTLLMLGLAATFTPAFTLGMGALPSHLYSHGSSMLGTLQQVAAAFGTALVVTVMSARAAQLAGSGIESVPAQVSGMKLAFGVVAALAVVTVVIAATLPRRAATAHS from the coding sequence ATGTCAACTGCCGTCCAGGAACCACCCGCCGTCAAGGCGGGCCGCACCCCGAAGGTGGTGCGGCTGCTGGTCTTGGCCACCTTCGTGGTGATCCTGAACGAAACCCTCATGATCAACGCCATTCCGCGGTTGATGGATTCGTTGCACGTCACCGAACAGGCGGCGCAGTGGGTGTCGACGGCGTTCATGCTCACGATGGCCGCCGTGATTCCGGTCACCGGCTGGTTCCTGCAGCGAGTCACGATCCGGCAGGCGTACACGATCGCGATGAGCGTGTTCATGGTCGGCACGGCGCTTTCGGCGGTCGCGCCCTTCTTCGCGGTGCTGTTGCTGGGCCGGATCGTGCAGGCCTCGGGAACGGCCGTGATGATGCCGCTGCTGATGACCACGTTGATGACCGTGGTGCCGGAAGGCGACCGGGGCAGGGTGATGGGCAACGTCACCCTGGCGATCTCGGTGGCGCCCGCGCTCGGGCCCGCCGTGTCCGGGTTGATCCTGCAGCTGGGTTCCTGGCGGCTGCTGTTCGTGGCGGTACTGCCGATCGCCGCCACGGTGACCGTGTTCGGGCTACGCAGGATGGACAACATCAGCGAGCCGAAGGTGAGTTCGATCGACTGGTTGAGCGTGGCGCTGGCGGCGCTCGGCTTCGGCAGCCTGGTGTACGGCCTGAGCCTGTTCGGTGACAGGAGTGGCAGTGTCGGGCTGGGCATCGGCATCGCGGCCGCTGGGGTCGCCACGGTCACGGCTTTCGTGCTGCGGCAGCTCAAGCTGCAACGCACCGGCGTGCCGCTGCTGGATCTGCGAACCCTGCGACACCGCACCTACGGGCTTTCGCTGGCCATGCTTTCCATCGGCTTCCTGACGATGCTCGGGTCGATGATCCTGCTACCGCTGTATCTGCAGAACCTGCGCGGAATCAGCCCGCTGGAGACCGGCTTGCTGCTCATGCCGGGTGGGCTGGCGATGGGTCTGCTGGGCCCGACCGTGGGCAAGCTGTTCGACCGGTTCGGCAGCCGCCCACTCGTGGTGCCCGGGTCGATCGCCATCGTGCTCGCCCTCGGTGGCCTCACCCAGATCTCGATGACGATGCCGTACTGGCAGGTGCTGGCGATCCACACGTTGCTGATGTTGGGGCTGGCGGCGACGTTCACCCCGGCCTTCACGCTCGGCATGGGTGCGCTTCCCTCACACCTGTACTCCCACGGCAGCTCGATGCTGGGCACCCTGCAGCAGGTCGCCGCCGCGTTCGGGACCGCGCTCGTGGTGACGGTGATGTCCGCTCGCGCGGCGCAACTGGCCGGCAGCGGCATCGAGTCGGTACCCGCGCAGGTGAGTGGGATGAAGCTGGCGTTCGGCGTCGTGGCGGCACTGGCCGTGGTGACGGTGGTGATCGCGGCGACGCTCCCGCGCCGGGCCGCCACCGCGCACTCCTGA
- a CDS encoding ComEA family DNA-binding protein, producing the protein MPISRRGERPSPPAEHKPWFVAGGWYYVITVLSAGLLAWVPFVHAISRLGRRPEYVRRATLFGAAALVITLLLAITPTDARGNAVGRDGELLSALGGTLALVVIVLGCLQSAKLRREVYHGPVHRSGTELGEHPDPAVAEVLAARDRRQQARKLADADPLMARELRIGRPDLPRTYDDGGLVELNHAPVSAIAEVCGIDPAIAGNIVAAREARGGFLTVDDVFTAVDIPITQWDIIRDRAIVIRP; encoded by the coding sequence ATGCCCATCTCACGTCGCGGCGAGCGCCCGAGCCCGCCCGCCGAGCACAAGCCCTGGTTCGTCGCGGGTGGGTGGTACTACGTCATCACGGTGCTGTCCGCCGGTTTGCTCGCGTGGGTGCCGTTCGTCCACGCCATCAGCAGGCTCGGCCGCCGCCCCGAGTACGTCCGGCGCGCGACGCTCTTCGGCGCGGCCGCCCTGGTCATCACACTGCTGCTGGCGATAACCCCGACGGACGCGCGGGGCAACGCGGTGGGTCGCGACGGCGAGCTGCTGAGCGCCCTGGGCGGCACGCTGGCACTGGTGGTGATCGTGCTCGGCTGCCTTCAGTCGGCCAAGCTGCGCCGCGAGGTCTACCACGGGCCGGTGCACCGGTCCGGCACCGAACTCGGCGAGCACCCGGATCCCGCGGTGGCCGAGGTGCTCGCGGCGCGCGACCGCAGGCAGCAGGCGCGCAAGCTCGCCGACGCCGACCCGCTGATGGCCCGCGAACTCCGGATCGGCAGGCCCGACCTGCCCCGCACCTACGACGACGGCGGGCTTGTCGAACTGAACCACGCACCCGTCTCGGCCATTGCCGAAGTGTGTGGGATCGATCCGGCCATCGCCGGCAACATCGTCGCCGCCCGCGAGGCCCGTGGCGGCTTCCTGACGGTGGACGACGTGTTCACCGCCGTCGACATCCCGATCACCCAGTGGGACATCATCCGCGACCGCGCCATCGTGATCAGGCCCTGA
- a CDS encoding PucR family transcriptional regulator, whose translation MIKLDRLVAVLSGHGARLAGARQVRDVELRSVAVYDPASPGPTVGDAFLAIGVSSLADAVRLAVDARASVVLARVEPGQRSEPPAEVQEGSPHVLLLDPHASWSQVAGVVYGLVLEGRETESGRGPSDLFALADTLATAVGGPVTIEDPRSRVMAYSGPQQDADPARLDTILGRRVPDWVRALFDERGVFTHLATSDEPLYIPAAPEHGLRGRTVAAVRAGKEPLGSVWVTCDAPLDAARTRILTESAHTVAQHLLRSRVSADLERQVESELVIQLLEGTPDASAVLAKLGLAPKTLRVLALQAHTAGESNAAILLAFERATTGFGWTRPGRSTLFGNTIYTLLPCDDDLAPARGWLADIGKAMPGHVTLVAGIGAPATASDIPASRQEADESLALHSTRPATAAVSYDEAWDEILLQRLRTAAAAGRLPSRGPVAELARHDDRHNTPYLATLRAWLEAQGDLNTAAARLEVHPNTIRYRLRRMHQLCQLRLNDPRERLAMLVALAIREQPLDT comes from the coding sequence ATGATCAAACTCGACCGGCTGGTCGCCGTACTGAGCGGCCACGGTGCCCGCCTCGCGGGCGCCAGGCAGGTGCGCGACGTCGAACTGCGCAGCGTCGCGGTGTACGACCCTGCCTCGCCCGGCCCCACGGTCGGCGACGCGTTCCTCGCCATCGGCGTCTCCTCGCTCGCCGACGCTGTCCGGCTCGCCGTCGACGCTCGCGCCAGTGTCGTGCTCGCGCGTGTCGAACCGGGCCAGCGATCCGAACCGCCTGCCGAGGTGCAGGAAGGTAGCCCGCACGTCCTGCTGCTCGACCCGCATGCCAGCTGGAGTCAGGTGGCAGGTGTCGTCTACGGGCTCGTGCTGGAAGGACGCGAAACCGAGTCGGGCCGCGGCCCCAGCGACCTGTTCGCGCTCGCCGACACCCTCGCCACCGCCGTTGGAGGGCCGGTGACGATCGAGGATCCGCGGTCGCGTGTCATGGCGTATTCCGGCCCGCAGCAGGACGCCGACCCCGCCCGGCTGGACACGATCCTCGGCAGGCGCGTTCCCGACTGGGTTCGCGCGCTGTTCGACGAGCGCGGGGTATTCACCCACCTCGCCACGTCCGACGAACCGCTCTACATCCCCGCTGCACCCGAACACGGCCTGCGCGGACGCACCGTGGCCGCCGTCCGCGCGGGCAAGGAACCACTCGGCTCGGTCTGGGTCACCTGCGACGCACCGCTGGACGCCGCCCGCACCCGAATCCTCACCGAGAGCGCACACACCGTCGCACAGCACCTGCTTCGCTCCCGTGTCAGCGCCGACCTCGAGCGGCAGGTCGAGTCCGAACTGGTCATCCAACTGCTCGAGGGCACCCCGGACGCCTCAGCGGTGCTCGCCAAGCTCGGACTCGCCCCGAAAACGCTGCGTGTGCTCGCGCTACAGGCGCACACCGCCGGTGAAAGCAACGCCGCGATCCTGCTGGCCTTCGAGCGCGCCACCACGGGCTTCGGCTGGACGCGGCCCGGGCGCAGCACGCTGTTCGGCAACACCATCTACACCCTGCTGCCCTGCGACGACGATCTTGCTCCCGCCCGCGGTTGGCTGGCCGACATCGGCAAGGCCATGCCTGGCCACGTCACCCTGGTGGCGGGGATCGGGGCGCCCGCCACCGCGAGTGACATCCCGGCCAGCAGGCAGGAAGCCGACGAAAGCCTCGCGCTGCACTCCACTCGCCCTGCAACCGCAGCCGTGAGCTACGACGAGGCATGGGACGAGATCCTGCTGCAGCGACTGCGCACGGCCGCGGCCGCGGGACGGCTGCCTTCGCGCGGCCCGGTCGCCGAACTGGCCCGGCACGACGATCGCCACAACACCCCGTACCTGGCCACGTTGCGGGCCTGGCTCGAAGCGCAGGGCGATCTCAACACCGCCGCCGCACGGCTTGAGGTACATCCGAACACGATCCGCTACCGGCTTCGCAGAATGCACCAGCTCTGTCAGCTTCGGCTGAACGATCCGCGCGAGCGCCTCGCCATGCTCGTCGCCCTCGCCATCCGCGAGCAGCCGCTGGACACCTGA